Proteins encoded together in one Onychomys torridus chromosome 1, mOncTor1.1, whole genome shotgun sequence window:
- the Ppp5c gene encoding serine/threonine-protein phosphatase 5: MAMAEGERTECAEHPRDEPPAEGTLKRAEELKTQANDYFKAKDYENAIKFYSQAIELNPNNAIYYGNRSLAYLRTECYGYALGDATRAIELDKKYIKGYYRRAASNMALGKFRAALRDYETVVKVKPNDKDAKMKYQECSKIVKQKAFERAIAGDEHRRSVVDSLDIESMTIEDEYSGPKLEDGKVTVTFMKELMQWYKEQKKLHRKCAYQILVQVKEVLCKLSTLVETTLTETEKITVCGDTHGQFYDLLNIFELNGLPSETNPYIFNGDFVDRGSFSVEVILTLFGFKLLYPDHFHLLRGNHETDNMNQIYGFEGEVKAKYTAQMYELFSEVFEWLPLAQCINGKVLIMHGGLFSEDGVTLDDIRKIERNRQPPDSGPMCDLLWSDPQPQNGRSVSKRGVSCQFGPDVTKAFLEENQLDYIIRSHEVKSEGYEVAHGGRCVTVFSAPNYCDQMGNKASYIHLQGSDLRPQFHQFTAVPHPNVKPMAYANTLLQLGMM; the protein is encoded by the exons ATGGCGATGGCGGAGGGCGAGCGGACTGAGTGTGCTGAGCACCCCCGGGACGAACCCCCGGCCGAAGGCACTCTGAAGCGGGCAGAGGAGCTCAAGACACAGGCCAACGACTACTTCAAAG CCAAGGACTACGAGAACGCCATCAAGTTCTACAGTCAGGCCATCGAGTTGAACCCCAACAATGCCATCTACTATGGCAACCGCAGCCTGGCCTACCTGCGCACTGAGTGCTACGGCTATGCACTGGGCGATGCCACTCGGGCCATCGAGCTTGACAAGAAGTACATCAAAGGCTACTACCGCCGGGCGGCCAGCAACATGGCACTGGGCAAGTTCCGAGCTGCTCTACGTGACTACGAGACG GTGGTGAAGGTGAAGCCTAATGAcaaggatgccaagatgaagtaCCAGGAGTGCAGCAAGATTGTGAAGCAGAAGGCCTTTGAGCGAGCCATTGCGGGTGACGAACACAGGCGTTCTGTCGTGGACTCTCTGGACATCGAAAGCATGA CCATTGAAGATGAATACAGCGGGCCCAAGCTTGAGGATGGCAAGGTGACCGTCACGTTCATGAAAGAGCTCATGCAGTGGTACAAGGAACAGAAGAAACTGCACCGGAAATGTGCCTACCAG ATCCTGGTACAGGTCAAAGAGGTCCTCTGCAAGCTGAGCACTCTGGTGGAGACGACGCTGACAGAG ACAGAGAAGATTACAGTGTGCGGAGACACCCATGGCCAGTTCTATGACCTCCTCAACATATTTGAGCTCAACGGTTTACCCTCAGAGACCAACCCCTAT ATCTTTAATGGCGACTTTGTAGACCGCGGCTCCTTCTCCGTTGAAGTGATCCTCACCCTCTTCGGCTTTAAGCTCCTGTACCCAGATCATTTTCATCTTCTTCGAG GCAACCACGAGACAGACAACATGAACCAGATCTACGGGTTCGAGGGCGAGGTGAAGGCCAAGTACACAGCCCAGATGTATGAGCTTTTCAGTGAGGTGTTCGAGTGGCTCCCGCTGGCCCAGTGCATCAACGGCAAAGTGCTG ATCATGCATGGAGGCCTGTTCAGTGAGGACGGTGTCACCCTGGATGATATCCGGAAGATTGAGCGGAATCGGCAGCCCCCAGACTCAG GACCCATGTGCGACCTGTTGTGGTCAGATCCCCAGCCGCAG AACGGGCGCTCTGTCAGCAAGCGGGGCGTGAGCTGCCAGTTCGGGCCTGATGTCACCAAGGCCTTCCTGGAGGAGAACCAGCTGGACTACATCATCCGCAGCCACGAAGTCAAGTCTGAGGGCTACGAGGTGGCCCATGGCGGCCGCTGTGTCACCGTCTTCTCTGCCCCTAACTATTG TGACCAGATGGGAAACAAAGCCTCCTACATCCACCTCCAGGGCTCGGATCTGCGGCCCCAGTTCCACCAGTTCACAGCAGTG CCTCACCCCAACGTCAAGCCCATGGCATATGCCAACACACTGCTGCAGCTAGGAATGATGTGA